A genomic stretch from Plasmodium reichenowi strain SY57 chromosome 2, whole genome shotgun sequence includes:
- a CDS encoding hypothetical protein (conserved Plasmodium protein, unknown function), with product MDIQRKIKKCINLKRKLKNPKGCLTNIKDKIIKCNVKDFPSTRKRYFFNIFDKKIKRYIFNNVMNTSRTNNFGIENISWVQYDKIKNIPYTCHNIKYDIHSCNNKHIYDNNSYNIIKKSNIQLSSFLKGIIFNINYLLYLFNKNNHIYFDLHLLFKNDLLLQRNINISYERNVDNMSRELHHKRDILTNTQSLYNINDLFALFIFYVHIKRFYFYFFYTILERINDMQTTNDHKNVSDMKNVCDKNNVCDMKNMCDKNNMCDKNNMCDKNNVYDKNNVYDNNNVCDKNNMYDKNNVCDKNNMYDKNNMCDNNNVCDKNNMYDKNNVCDKNNIFHMNNIHKEHIYHIFSHENYYNIQNMNSEYCLKFLNACIQLKNVISNIVNTNKRKKEKNVTNHQNNIRTCRINYFVFFKNAIFTKCKIIKKKEKKKKTDEQIYIKAYIHNCVYTNIFKHMLLQNIKMEKKKIIINKNIINENIINKNIINENMIELFNNNIINKNIIELFNNNIIRKKYIHFFFLKKQKYKNMMYHKFKKRKDMNTLIMCDKYINKSICLFLNKFQDSSIFIKYMKIIKKSNIINYLYDDHVFIKSLIKCIKKNCAYFTGQDLIFIYKWKTHMNNLDNINQHNNKYINKYINKYINKHNNNNMYNKTDKVEHNNVVFSFSLIKDDIFRHIEDYHFHHIKDIIYICYKNKLYEYKLFHKIIKHLIKNINKICSKYLVTIIILMYNKLNCKTELKELLFILLNNYRPSLKQRNKRNNISLNNIYLKNINKRYIKKKKKKKNIYIYTICKKNNLGNIHKPNVMITSNHNNILFRSFEYVKVHKLLLFINILIKSNIYINYEWSLYFFSLIKQKYAFIKKKGFYILCYILFHIQNNNNVIYKSYEHIFNPYNKYNIIKFTLPQILCTSNIYSLIYVAFLLYSTNNTRNFIKIFFTIILKFYDSSMIKQIQNNKNNYQHISCHNYSTKNDNSEYYIPDDDNKLLYNYSYNQLYEKNHFNDDNIFIHDLKIYERNINNKYQKIKDKKKKYAFKNKINLINIPFICNNIKEHFSFHPYVNNIKYETRNPQNLSKLMYINNSQKFQNTHKPNFPHILNYSLYTHIKNNPIKKNETNNLYIKNDYYNQQEKEINKSSINNKFETINNYYNIYTDNLFNRVHKSRLILILIYHFLFFIISSNNIHNNNNNNTIYNNINNINNIHKSNYVNTNFTNIKQDSLLYKIKNKYLLLFYKTYIICISYINMSLKITKNMNNNKNAQSSKLHKQIFSHISELVQNKDKYHMVNEYVHYPYEIDICIKRVITKNK from the coding sequence atggacatacaaagaaaaattaaaaaatgcataaatttaaaaagaaaattaaagaaTCCAAAAGGATGTCTTACAAATATTAAGGATAAgattataaaatgtaacGTAAAGGATTTTCCAAGTACAAGGaaaagatatttttttaatatattcgataaaaaaataaagagatatatatttaataatgtAATGAATACTAGTAGAACAAATAATTTTGgtatagaaaatatatcatGGGTACAATATGataagataaaaaatattcctTATACATgtcataatataaaatatgatatacatagttgtaataataaacatatatatgataacaattcttataatataataaaaaaaagtaatattcagctttcttcttttttaaaaggtattatttttaatataaattatttgttatacctatttaataaaaacaatcacatttattttgatttacACCtcttatttaaaaatgatttattattacaaagaaatataaatatatcctATGAAAGAAATGTAGATAATATGTCTAGGGAGTTACATCATAAAAGAGACATATTAACTAATACTCAaagtttatataatattaatgatttGTTTGCTTTGTTTATATTCTATGTTCATATTAAGAGATTTTATTTctactttttttatacaattCTTGAAAGGATTAATGATATGCAAACTACAAATGatcataaaaatgtaaGTGATATGAAAAATGTATGTGATAAGAACAATGTGTGtgatatgaaaaatatgtgtgataagaataatatgTGTGATAAGAACAATATGTGTGATAAGAACAATGTGTATGATAAGAACAATGTGTATGATAATAACAATGTGTGTGATAAGAACAATATGTATGATAAGAACAATGTGTGTGATAAGAACAATATGTATGATAAGAACAATATGTGTGATAATAACAATGTGTGTGATAAGAACAATATGTATGATAAGAACAATGTGTGTGATAAGAACAATATATTCCATATGAACAACATACATAAGGaacatatttatcatattttttcacacgaaaattattataacattCAAAATATGAACAGTGAATATTGCCTAAAATTTTTAAACGCTTGTATACAATTAAAGAATGTCATCTCCAATATTGTAAATACAAATAAGaggaaaaaagaaaaaaatgttacAAACCATCAGAATAATATCCGAACATGTCgtattaattattttgtcttttttaaaaatgcgatatttacaaaatgcaaaattataaaaaagaaagaaaaaaaaaaaaaaacggacgaacaaatatatattaaggCATACATACATAATTGTGTgtatacaaatatttttaagcACATGTTATTGCAAAACATAAAgatggaaaaaaaaaaaataataataaataaaaatataataaatgaaaatataatcaataaaaatataataaatgaaaatatgattgaattatttaataataatataataaataaaaatataattgaattatttaataataatataataaggaaaaaatatattcattttttttttttaaaaaaacagaaatataaaaatatgatgtACCATAAGTTTAAAAAGAGAAAAGATATGAACACATTAATAATGTgtgataaatatataaataaatcgATATgcttatttttaaataagtTTCAAGACTCttccatttttataaagtatatgaaaattattaaaaagtcaaacataataaattatttatatgatgatCATGTTTTTATTAAGTCATTAATCAaatgtattaaaaagaattgTGCTTATTTCACAGGACAAGATttgatatttatatataaatggaAAACACATATGAACAATTTggataatataaatcagcataataataaatatataaataaatatataaataaatatataaataaacataataataataatatgtataacaAAACAGACAAGGTAGAACATAATAATGTCGTATTTTCCTTCTCTCTTATAAAAGATGATATTTTTCGACACATTGAAGATTACCATTTTCATCACATAAAAGatattatctatatatgttacaaaaacaaattgtatgaatacaaattattccataaaattataaaacatttaataaagaatataaacaaaatatgtTCTAAATATTTAGTCACaataattattcttatGTATAACAAATTAAATTGTAAAACCGAACTAAAAGAACTGTTATTCATCctattaaataattatagaCCATCCTTAAAAcaaagaaataaaagaaataatatatctctaaataatatatatttaaaaaatataaataaaagatatattaaaaaaaaaaaaaaaaaaaaaaatatatatatttatactatatgcaaaaaaaataatctTGGTAATATACACAAACCTAATGTTATGATCACATCTAATCATAACAATATTCTATTTAGATCCTTTGAGTATGTAAAAGTAcacaaattattattatttattaatattttaataaaaagtaatatatatattaattatgaATGGTccctttattttttctctttaattaaacaaaaatatgcttttataaaaaagaaaggtttctatatattatgttatatattatttcatatacaaaataataataatgtaatatataagtCTTATGAGCATATTTTTAATccttataataaatataatataataaaatttacTTTACCTCAAATTCTATGTAcatcaaatatatattcattaatatatgtagCTTTTCTACTATATAGCACTAATAACACAAggaattttataaaaatattttttacaataaTCCTAAAATTTTATGATTCTTCTATGATCAAacaaatacaaaataacaaaaataattatcaaCATATATCATGTCATAATTATAGCACGAAGAATGACAATTcagaatattatataccagatgatgataacaagttattatataattactCTTATAATCAACTATATGAAAAGAACCATTTTAATGATgacaatatttttatacatgatttaaaaatttatgaaagaaatattaataataaatatcaaaaaataaaagataaaaaaaaaaaatatgcattcaaaaataaaattaatttaattaatataccattcatatgtaataatataaaagaacatttttcatttcatccatatgtaaataatataaaatatgaaacCCGAAACCCTCAAAATCTTTCCAAattaatgtatataaataattcacAAAAATTTCAAAATACACATAAACCTAATTTTCCACATATACTAAATTATTCTCTATACACACATATCAAAAATAATcctataaaaaaaaatgaaacaaataatctttatattaagaatgattattataatcaacaagaaaaagaaataaacAAGTCatctataaataataaatttgaAACTAtcaataattattataatatatatacagaTAATCTTTTTAATCGTGTTCATAAATCTCGTTTAATACTTATActtatatatcattttttattttttattattagttcaaataatatccataataataacaacaacaacacaatttataataatattaataatattaataatattcataaatcAAATTATGTTAATACAaattttacaaatataaaacaagATTCTCtcttatataaaataaaaaataaatatcttCTCTTATTCTATAAAacttatattatatgtatatcttatataaacatgtcattaaaaattaccaaaaatatgaataataataagaacGCCCAGTCGTCAAAATTGCACAAACAAATATTCTCCCACATATCGGAACTTGtacaaaataaagataaataCCATATGGTAAATGAATATGTACACTATCCTTATGAGATAgacatatgtataaaaagGGTCAtcacaaaaaataaataa
- a CDS encoding hypothetical protein (conserved Plasmodium protein, unknown function), with protein sequence MFYVPQNISNISNRINKYKINYLTRCRSYNKIFCLIHKSISSSKRNLNNIRTVDTFTDKQIYDEHVKLLKCVLRLEKDFLFILKSKKNKECVINSNNIYYNNNIINYDDSIKYNDDGSIKYNDDDNIKYNDDGSIKYNDDGSIKYNDDGSIKYNDDDSIKYNDDGSIKYNDDDNVTSLSLNSSFNLPDHKIVSSCGDNINLNVSSERNILYAHKKKQNDDHPAIQKCTPPLLNNNEKNIIKNKIILYNKIKKLIDKKCNNIMSILLNKSYFTVLLSCVDIIRNKDIFNIYLFKCLYLNNQWIHVLNYNMVVSLFLNVSTLYCEEEKINEKINKFHNTYHKRHPYHILIYNFLCIENICNVYKNILQVIIPLLIRCDKKLESTLSFNDMIKITIIFFKIHRRNALVVTYSNIEELIIHKRISFLIYKMNRGNKNIQHDNINNDMNDVKNYIYGRKKKNKYIYGNNNNNNNNNNNNNRYDDNKYTNKPINTNILNKIYIRNEHIVTKHATSTDETKKELFFCTFMNMTTLLYEIILFYKNISTKNIKINYEYIDDTWNNIITNIIIYIKNNIHMEIIKKEKHLQSIISLLYSLTVLNSNKLYENIFYIFERSVDIIHDLFKHNMRKINIMTFDGLKNDLNVSFVNMCNDGNNYNNVLKYEHPNVKHKKCTKVKYNMYNMFHRNIKFKYKQNIVHTYLNKIDPLLYNNFLFVYVPDLLYSQDNCTDMFTLDELTKLLYALSYYQKETEKQNKNNKRKVYHIKDIIISLLPYVNTIVERQIFKLLVNKNNNICSKIKNIETFNLNMYNNVDPVVYKNKFAMGKIETNNYDKNTCSKLAPYKNYYNICNDNTYVPHSSIYCIEKNLSHLLNIYYQHKIVDIKMFYILTFLLAMPKRKYIDLIIFSNIINALSKMYYTYEMYVVLFYFVNNVCRMRISECVLSKYFFRNGLVLKTVEEEEKEEEEEKEKEEEKEEEKEEEEEKEKEKEKEEEKEIQKEVKKEVKKEIQKEVKKENQYEVKKEVKKEVKKENQYELKKERGANKILPFYIWRSFLKNIQFNVKDQHMLNSLVPVNIIKIMNGLIFYKIMDKKFIESIMSRIEKAYVCKGSEVNFARNGKNNYSSNNETDERIDVYNKTYEIKKDKNMCKKISSNDKYMFKKEKEKFNFICLNTLLNYMSYTNDIQYYNIKVLLMKMIKNIIIKEEKNIDVRLLCSIFISYTRLNIYDKILFYDIYKKLQTQKLNFGNIISILSYMNKTAIYDKHILFTCCKDIFNKINDKNIIQNNQLSHLIHFLFILTSISQLFLFNKFHIVLSYIFRILYYIYVYINNQLIITKKKKKKKKKNQSFQHVNIINISSVITTPLPKNFISMFDISLNILYHFFLLIPLHNHKNVIECVNISHLNILNSLLSYKYKHKYHVTPTPSDIQRSVLNILNKMLLGHRNIKVSYEYKMHNVPYQIDILIMKGV encoded by the coding sequence ATGTTTTATGTACCTCAAAACATTTCAAACATATCCAACagaattaataaatataaaataaattactTAACAAGATGTAGAAGTTATAATAAGATATTCTGTTTAATACATAAGTCGATAAGTAGTTCTAAAAGAAATCTAAACAACATAAGAACAGTGGATACATTTACAgataaacaaatatatgatGAACATGTTAAGTTGCTGAAATGTGTTTTAAGACTTGAAAAagattttctttttattttaaagagtaagaaaaataaagaatgTGTTATAAattctaataatatatattataataataatatcataaattatgatgatagtataaaatataatgatgatggtagtataaaatataatgatgatgataatataaaatataatgatgatggtagtataaaatataatgatgatggtagtataaaatataatgatgatggtagtataaaatataatgatgatgatagtataaaatataatgatgatggtagtataaaatataatgatgatgataatgttACTTCGTTATCTTTAAATTCTTCTTTCAATTTACCTGATCATAAAATTGTTTCCTCTTGTGGCGATAACataaatttaaatgtaTCATCAGAgagaaatattttatatgctcataagaaaaaacaaaatgatgATCATCCAGCTATTCAGAAATGTACCCCGCCTTTacttaataataatgaaaagaacataataaaaaataaaattatattatataataagataaagaaattaatagataaaaaatgtaataatataatgagtatattattgaataaatcatattttacagtattattatcatgtgttgatattataagaaataaagatatttttaatatatatttgtttaaatgtttatatCTTAATAATCAATGGATACAtgtattaaattataacaTGGTGGTATCTCTATTTTTAAACGTATCTACATTATATTgtgaagaagaaaaaataaatgaaaaaataaataaattcCATAATACGTATCATAAGCGTCACCCGtatcatattttaatatataactttTTATGTATAGAGAACATTTgtaatgtatataaaaatatactaCAGGTTATTATTCCACTTCTTATAAGATGTGATAAAAAATTGGAGAGTACGCTTTCTTTTAATGACATGATTAAAATAacaattattttttttaaaattcaTAGACGAAATGCTCTTGTGGTTACCTACAGTAATATAGAGGAGTTGATTATACACAAGAGAATAtcttttcttatttataaaatgaataggggaaataaaaatatccaacatgataatataaataatgatatgaatgatgttaaaaattatatatatggtagaaaaaaaaaaaataaatatatatatggaaataataataataataataataataataataataataatcgttatgatgataataaatatacgAATAAACCaattaatacaaatatattaaataaaatttatataagaaatgAACATATTGTTACAAAACATGCTACTAGTACAGATGAAACAAAGAAGGAATTGTTCTTTTGTACATTTATGAATATGActacattattatatgaaatcatcttgttttataaaaacatatcaacaaagaatataaaaataaattatgaatatatagatgatacatggaataatataataaccaatataataatatatataaaaaataatatacatatggagataataaaaaaggaaaaacaTTTACAATCaattatatctttattatatagtTTGACTGTATTGAATTCGAACAAATTATATGAgaacatattttatatatttgaaagGTCTGTCGATATTATACATGACCTTTTTAAGCATAACATGAGgaaaattaatataatgaCTTTTGATGGATTGAAAAATGATTTGAATGTTTCGTTTGTTAATATGTGTAATGATggtaataattataataatgtgcTCAAATATGAACATCCCAATGTgaaacataaaaaatgtaccaaggtaaaatataatatgtataacaTGTTTCATAGAAacataaaatttaaatataaacaaaatatagTACATACTTATTTGAATAAAATAGATCCACttctttataataattttctaTTTGTTTATGTTCCTGATTTATTATACTCACAAGATAATTGTACAGACATGTTTACGTTAGATGAATTAACAAAGCTACTTTATGCTCTTTCATATTATCAGAAGGAAAcagaaaaacaaaataaaaataataaaagaaaagtatatcatattaaagatattattatatctttattacCTTATGTCAATACTATAGTTGAACGACAAATATTCAAATTGCttgttaataaaaataataatatatgtagtaaaataaaaaatatagaaacatttaatttaaatatgtataataacGTAGATCCTgttgtatataaaaataaatttgcTATGGGAAAAATAGAAACAAATAACTATGATAAGAATACATGTTCTAAATTGGCAccttataaaaattattataatatatgtaatgaTAACACATATGTGCCTCATTCCTCTATTTATTgtattgaaaaaaatttaagtCATCtgttaaatatttattaccAACACAAAATTGTagatattaaaatgttCTATATCTTAACCTTTTTATTAGCTATGCCGAAAAGAAAGTATATAgatttaattatttttagtaatataataaatgcTTTATCtaaaatgtattatacatatgaaATGTATGTCgtccttttttattttgttaataaTGTATGTAGAATGAGAATTAGTGAATGTGTCTTAagtaaatatttttttagaaACGGGTTGGTGTTAAAGACTGTTGAAGAGGAAGAAAAAGAGGAAGAGGAAGAGAAAGAGAAAGAGGAAGAGAAAGAGGAAGAGAAAGAGGAAGAGGAAGAGAAAGAGAAAGAGAAAGAGAAAGAGGAAGAGAAAGAGATCCAAAAAGAGGTTAAAAAAGAGGTTAAAAAAGAGATCCAAAAAGAGGTTAAAAAAGAGAACCAATATGAGGTTAAAAAAGAGGTTAAAAAAGAGGTTAAAAAAGAGAACCAATATGAGTTAAAGAAAGAACGTGGTGCTAATAAAATTCTTCCCTTTTATATTTGGAGATcgtttttaaaaaatatacaatttaATGTAAAAGATCAACATATGTTAAACAGTTTAGTTCCtgttaatataataaaaataatgaatggattaattttttacaaaattatggataaaaaatttatagaAAGCATTATGTCTAGAATTGAGAAGGCATATGTATGCAAGGGGTCAGAAGTGAATTTCGCAAGGaatggaaaaaataattatagtaGTAATAACGAAACAGATGAAAGGATAGATgtgtataataaaacatatgaaataaaaaaagataaaaatatgtgtAAAAAGATTAGTAgtaatgataaatatatgtttaagaaagaaaaagaaaaatttaattttatttgtcTTAATACCCTTCTGAATTACATGAGTTATACAAATGATATccaatattataatataaaagttcttttaatgaagatgataaaaaatattataattaaagaagaaaaaaatatagatgTTAGATTGTTATGtagtatatttataagtTATACAAGATTGAACATATATGACaagatattattttatgatatttataaaaaattacaaactcaaaaattaaattttggaaatattataagtaTCCTTTCCTATATGAATAAAACGGCAATATATgataaacatattttatttacatgttgtaaagatatatttaacaaaataaatgataaaaatataatacaaaataatcaattatcacatttaattcatttcttatttatattaacatCTATATCtcaattatttttatttaacaaatttcatattgttttatcatatatatttaggatactttattatatttatgtttatataaataatcaactaataataacaaaaaaaaaaaaaaaaaaaaaaaaaaaaaatcaatCTTTTCAACatgttaatattataaacatttCTTCAGTAATAACAACACCATTACCAAAGAACTTTATTTCAATGTTTGACATAAgtttaaatattctttatcacttttttttattaataccGTTACATAATCATAAGAATGTAATCGAATGTGTCAACATATCACACCTGAATATTCTTAATTCCTTATTATCTTACAAATATAAGCACAAATATCACGTTACTCCAACACCCTCGGATATACAAAGAAGTGTACTAAACATATTAAACAAAATGCTCCTTGGACATAGAAATATAAAGGTATCTTACGAGTATAAAATGCATAACGTGCCTTATCAAATAGacattttaataatgaaaGGTGTTTAA
- a CDS encoding hypothetical protein (conserved Plasmodium protein, unknown function) — protein sequence MNKNKKKKKKPNHVIVENIQKECSFVLKKGNNDIYVSNNKAIQIYNDRIIKLLNKRTHKNVEEIIEGDYKDLNKNKYTNDTVFIHAVGINILKASYIVQDLFSYYYEFVKSIQGPTISDKKNNNNILEKKKKKEEKKNLLSYIDIHIECNTLIMNDNIITNIYDMDQHFNHNNNNDDDKSFYHEYDNLIKFASMKYDPLKHKYSERSKGRRVTNVTIGIKKTPNK from the exons ATGAATAAGAAtaagaagaagaaaaaaaaacccAACCACGTAATTGTGgaaaatattcaaaaagaatgttcatttgttttaaaaaaggGAAATAACGACATATATGTTAGTAATAACAAAGctatacaaatatataacgATAGAATTATTAAACTATTAAATAAAAGGACTCATAAAAATGTTGAAGAAATTATAGAAGGAGATTATAAagatttaaataaaaacaaatatacaAATGACACAGTTTTTATACATGCTGTTGGTATAAATATACTAAAAGCCTCTTATATAGTTCAAGatcttttttcttattattatgagTTTGTAAAAAGTATTCAAGGACCTACCATTTCagataagaaaaataataacaatattctagaaaaaaaaaaaaaaaaagaagaaaaaaaaaatcttttatcatatatagATATTCATATTGAATGTAATACACTCATCATGAACGACAACattataacaaatatatatgatatgGATCAACATTTTAAtcataataacaataatgatgatgacAAAAGTTTCTATCATGAATACGATAACTTGATAAAATTTGCATCCATGAAATATGACCCTCTCAAGCACAAATACTCAGAG agATCCAAAGGAAGAAGAGTAACAAATGTGACAATAGGCATAAAGAAAACACcaaataaatga